CGCCTTGTCAGAAATCAACTCGCAGACCCTCTGTTCAAAAGGATATTCCCGAATTGCCATATTAGTGAGGATTCACAGGCTAAGCATGAGTTCAACACAATCGAAGGTGGCACATACAATGCCGTCGGTCGTGGCGGCTCAATAACTGGCAAAGGTGCAGACCTTCTTATTCTTGATGATATGTTTAAGGACAACAAAGAGGCTGACAGCAAATATATTCGAGAACAGATAAAAGACTGGTATCGCTCTGTTGCGAGCACACGCCTTCAAAAGGATGGGGCCGTCGTTATGTGTGGCACACGCTGGCATGAGGACGACAATATCGGTTGGGCTATAAATGAACTTACTAACCAAAACTGGACGGTCATCAATTTTTCGGCTCGTGATGAAAACAATAACCCACTGTGGCCGGAGATGTTCGGCGATTCGGCTCTTAGAGATATTGAAAAAACACTCGGCTCATATTTCTGGAACGCCCTTTACATGGGCAGACCATCAGCAAGAGAGGGCAATATCTTCAAACGAAATAAATGGCGATTTTATCAGGTTTCGCCGTCACGATTCGATATGATGATTCAGTCGTGGGATTCGAGTTTCAAGGATGGCAAAAACACGAGTTATGTTGTCGGTCAGGTGTGGGGTAAGGTCGGGCCTGATATTTATCTCATCGACCAAGTGAGAGGAAAGATGGGTTTCGTCGATACGATAAAGGCTATCAATAAACTCGTAAAGGACTATCCAAAAACATACAGTAAGCTCATAGAAGATAAGGCCAATGGCTCTGCAATCATCGACGTTCTGAAACGAAAGTTTCAGGGCGTATTGCCGATGACTCCCGACGGCTCAAAGGAGTCGAGAGCACAGGCAGTCTCTTATTTACAGGAATCCGGCAATATCTACCTTCCCGACCCTAAGATAAAATCATGGGTGAATGATTTTCTGGATGAGTGCGCCGATTTTCCAAACGCCCAGAACGATGACCAAGTGGATGCCATGTCACAGGCGCTCTCATATCTGCATAAAAAGTGTGATGGCGTTACAAGGCTGAAAAATCTTTTAGGCGACTTATACAATGCAAAATAATACTGACATTCGGGTACAAACTTGATACCTGTATGCACACCATGAATAGCGTGGATACTAGAAAAGAGAGTAAAATTGATGAACTCCTTTTTTTGGCTGGATTGATAAATATAGATTTAAGAAGAAAACGTTTTGATATGCAATATGGGGCATCTGCTCCGATATTGCCGACTCACGTTGTTGATTTTAAGAATATGACTATTTTTTTGACCGATTATGCTAAGCAAAAAAGGTTTGATGTTGTGGCTACGCCCAGAGTCAGTAATTCGCTTATTCAATATCATGATAAGGATAATCCAGATAGCGGCGGTCGGATTTATCTTGGACACCAAATAAAAAATACAGATGGCTCTATCCATGACAGAAAAAATCTCACGATAATATGGGATTTAGTACACGAAGTTGGTCACTTGCTAATTTTTGATTTGTCGAAAATCAGAAATAAAGAACATGAACAACATGCGTGGGATGCTGGTGAACAGTTAGTGTCTGATAAATAT
This genomic stretch from Myxococcales bacterium harbors:
- the terL gene encoding phage terminase large subunit, translating into MKHEFEDILELSRIRLAAYAQTMWSGYKTPLHVLKLCNALEEIECGNIDRLIVTMPPRCSKSLNIAQFFPAWYLGRNPSKQIIYSSYSQNQATKFGRLVRNQLADPLFKRIFPNCHISEDSQAKHEFNTIEGGTYNAVGRGGSITGKGADLLILDDMFKDNKEADSKYIREQIKDWYRSVASTRLQKDGAVVMCGTRWHEDDNIGWAINELTNQNWTVINFSARDENNNPLWPEMFGDSALRDIEKTLGSYFWNALYMGRPSAREGNIFKRNKWRFYQVSPSRFDMMIQSWDSSFKDGKNTSYVVGQVWGKVGPDIYLIDQVRGKMGFVDTIKAINKLVKDYPKTYSKLIEDKANGSAIIDVLKRKFQGVLPMTPDGSKESRAQAVSYLQESGNIYLPDPKIKSWVNDFLDECADFPNAQNDDQVDAMSQALSYLHKKCDGVTRLKNLLGDLYNAK